Proteins co-encoded in one Mastacembelus armatus chromosome 24, fMasArm1.2, whole genome shotgun sequence genomic window:
- the il20ra gene encoding interleukin-20 receptor subunit alpha, whose amino-acid sequence MWIVFVFLNLGLLHFTVSSSPPSPIDVVFSSVNLRNLLVWSPGNGTPPDTFFTVQYAIYGDSMDSSKGTRINWRGVRHCTEIVRNWCDLSNETWDQEQGYHARVRAMSRRASSKWALTQRRFDPKLDTSFGPPLITVELENNSAIITLKGPMRYQPNSHTPVVSMATFYPHMAYNLSIRNSHRRQTHHFLVGPTPYKYQLMEYHTEYCFSAKTVFLSMPIRCSPSSWHCITTPQDPSIDQLQRVVVGIVVPSLCICVLVVVGYFLRNYLKGKGHKSPYILNLPVFHHQPPQFPHENLNVIFITVTKDAPSDTDSAISNPACPITDPPPGYSPQRSETPPEPEEPGNDLPDDYGVVGVAPKISVVTEEDKRERRDDGGENGNSLCQRCTARDSYETKEWRVEDGHLVHIPTLQKKSCCSQSTHTYTQTQMPIHTQMHAQTEMYTLSQAHAWSQLNSVLLTASQASLQSLGTTNGVVDTGKEERQLPALFIDKTPQSGLFHIPLNRQTKEVGIAEDTDEKMRVRTGGTIDGGVEEENQQEMVPLLSSYVSNEVKDMSSSHTDQSDFLPHDYSVLTLAHNTEEDDDDDEEGTTCINWDPEFRKLVLPGIKMELDGLRLEEKGSEDRIGEKDEEVKSVKAGLRLENVFVRQPSEEEAEALRAKERGGETGWDDILTKWDLVISMDQ is encoded by the exons ATGTGGATTGTATTCGTTTTTCTGAACCTGGGGCTTCTGCACTTTACAG tgtcctcctctcctcccagcCCCATCGATGTTGTCTTCTCCTCAGTGAATCTGAGGAATCTCCTGGTGTGGTCTCCAGGAAATGGCACACCGCCTGACACATTCTTCACAGTGCAGTATGCCAT CTATGGGGACAGCATGGACAGCAGCAAAGGAACACGGATAAACTGGAGGGGGGTGCGGCACTGTACGGAAATAGTGCGGAACTGGTGTGACCTGAGTAACGAGACATGGGATCAGGAGCAGGGATACCACGCCAGAGTCCGAGCTATGAGCAGGAGAGCATCTTCCAAATGGGCCTTGACACAGAGGAGATTCGACCCAAAGTTGGACA CTAGTTTTGGTCCTCCGCTGATTACTGTGGAACTAGAGAATAACAGTGCCATCATCACCTTAAAAGGACCAATGAGATATCAGCCTAACAGCCACACCCCAgtggtttccatggcaacattCTACCCCCACATGGCTTACAACCTGTCCATCCGCAATTCCCATCGCCGTCAGACA CATCATTTCCTAGTGGGCCCTACTCCATACAAATACCAGCTGATGGAGTACCATACAGAGTACTGCTTCTCTGCTAAGACAGTATTCCTCTCCATGCCCATCCGATGTTCGCCCTCATCATGGCACTGCATAACCACACCTCAAG ACCCTTCTATTGACCAGCTGCAGAGGGTAGTTGTGGGTATCGTTGTTCCATCTTTGTGCATATGCGTGCTTGTGGTGGTTGGTTACTTTCTCCGCAACTACCTGAAGGGGAAAGGACACAAGAGCCCATATATACTG AACCTACCTGTTTTTCACCATCAGCCTCCACAATTTCCTCATGAAAATCTCAACGTCATCTTCATTACTGTCACCAAAGATGCACCATCAGACACAGACAGCGCCATATCAAACCCTGCATGCCCGATCACAGATCCTCCACCAGGTTACTCTCCACAGAGGTCTGAAACACCCCCAGAGCCAGAGGAACCTGGCAATGATTTGCCTGATGACTATGGAGTTGTTGGTGTAGCTCCTAAAATTAGCGTTGTCACAGAAGAggataaaagagagagaagagatgatGGAGGAGAAAATGGCAACAGTCTGTGCCAGAGATGCACAGCAAGAGACAGTTATGAGACCAAAGAGTGGAGAGTTGAAGATGGTCACTTGGTTCACATTCCCACTCTTCAGAAAAAGTCCTGTTGCTCACAGTcaacccacacatacacacaaacgcaaatgcccatacacacacagatgcatgcacAGACAGAGATGTACACACTTTCGCAGGCACATGCATGGTCGCAgttaaattcagttttactgACCGCCTCTCAGGCATCGTTACAGTCTCTTGGAACAACCAATGGAGTGGTGGACACagggaaagaggaaagacagcTTCCAGCATTATTTATAGACAAAACCCCACAAAGTGGCCTCTTCCATATTCCTTTAAATCGACAAACAAAAGAGGTAGGAATTGCGGAAGACACAGATGAAAAGATGAGAGTACGAACAGGTGGAACGATAGATGGAGGTGTAGAGGAAGAAAACCAGCAAGAAATGGTTCCACTTCTTTCTTCTTATGTTTCCAACGAGGTCAAAGACATGTCCAGTTCCCACACTGACCAATCAGATTTCTTACCACATGACTATAGTGTTTTGACACTGGCACACAATACAGAAgaagacgatgatgatgatgaggagggaACTACTTGCATTAATTGGGATCCTGAATTTAGGAAACTAGTATTGCCAGGAATAAAGATGGAGTTGGATGGGTTAAGGCTGGAAGAGAAGGGGAGTGAGGACAGGATTGGAGAAAAGGATGAGGAGGTGAAGTCTGTGAAGGCTGGCCTGAggctggaaaatgtgtttgtcagacAACCATCTGAGGAAGAAGCAGAAGCACTGAGAGCGAAGGAGAGAGGTGGGGAAACAGGGTGGGATGATATTCTGACCAAATGGGATTTAGTAATCTCAATGGAC